The genome window CAAAATGTACGATTAGCCAGTAACAAACTATTTAAGATGCCAAAGGCATAGCCAGTGGCACACGACCTTCCTCCCAAAGCCAAAACACAGTTGAACATGAAACGGAATGGCCAATGCGACTCAGAGATACCTTGCATACTCTGGCGAGGGGTGGGTGGCataggaaataaataaaaggaaaTCCCTCCTCTGCCACGAAAGATGAACCGAACTAAAGGTCGTGCTTCAATGGCAACTCCTAACAAGATAATCCTAGACACAGGTGTTCAAAttagacagacagatagagtCTGCCATGTCTGCCATGTACCTTAATGTCTAGAGGGTATATATTGGATACTCAAAACAAAGGTCGACATTGACCCCAAAAGTGGGAGTAAGGTAAAACTGTGTAAAATTAAATTGTGAACTGCATTTCTATGCaccaattttatatatgtggACATCAATATGCAGTCAATGTTCTAacatttttccaatttttggtttttttttttttgctgttttggTCGGCAATCAATAGATTTGAAAACTACACAAAAAATGGCTGTAAATTGTAATTTGGTCACGTTCAAGTGTTAACAATACAAATTAACCCATCTGACCATATGCAAATTTGATGACACTATATCACGAAAAATGGATAATTTATGTGTATTAATAATATTACGACGAGGGAGGGTTAAATGCTTATCTATTTAGGCCCCACACGCCCCTCGCCCGGCTCACAAGACGAAAAAAATCATTCCAATTTGAAAATGATAAACTTATTATGCATATATTTATTAACTTAGAGAGCATATCTCAACAAAAATGTTCCTAATTTGATTGTTATTCTATTTGATTGTAgttcccaaaagtatgctatgaacAACTTACTAACTACAGTAGATTCTCGTTTCTCCAGTTCCTTACTTTTTGACCAGATACTAAACTAAGGCGAAACGCCTTTGTATCCAAAACTCCTTCGAATCCTTTACGATAGACTGAAAACCAAGAGGTTGCCAGAGTTTTTGTTTGTACGAAATTGCCCACTATCTACATAATCATTTGAATAATGGAGTTTCTGCTGTTATTAGCAAGAAGCTAGCTTAACTTTCGCTACTActaaattaatacaaaatatacaattatgtatatttattgcATACTGCAAGGGGCTTTAGAGTCCATGTGTTATATTAattgatattaaatttaattgataCGAACATTTCTCTAATAGATTTTATTAGAATCATAAACATAATAGGCCTTAAAGTGTTTaaacattcatttttttcttaccAATTTTACCGcccacttttgtttttttttatttttacacttTTAGCCTACGACTAGATTTAGCTGACGGGGCGGAGATAAAAACTTGAGCATCGCTAGCTATCTGGCTTCTGTCTCtcttcttctctctctttctgtgtgtgtgcattcCCCATGTCATCTGAaatagctttttttttatttttattttttattgcctCTTAAATGGTAATTTGTACACactttaattgattttaatttgcaagTCATGGAGCGTATTAACTGGCAAAGGAATGTTAGATATGCCTATTAGCCATCTATCCATACAAATATGTGTGGCTCATCAGGAGATTGACAGGCGTCTCAATCGTTATACTCTTCGTCTGTCCAACTCATTCATTAATCTGTTCATCATTTTTAGCCAACTAAAGACGCCGTCTACCTCAAATGCAAGTCTTTGCCGTTAATGAAGTGCCTTTTTATGGCTACTGTAAAAATTTTAAGTGCAGTTTAATAAGAAAATCTGCATAATTGTTATGCATTTTGCCATTAAACATCATCTAAATATTTGGTAGTAAATGTTAATGACTGAAATACATTTAAGACATTTACAAAGAATATGCTGTTGACTTCCGTTTAAGGTCCCAAATCTTATACAATATTTCCTCGACGAGGCTAAAGAAATGTTTTAAAGGGTCAATAGGAAAATTGCTAAGCAGTGTCAATAAATACCAAATACCAGGCTAATGAGCTTGACCACTTAATTACTGTGCAAAAGGTGCAAATTCTGCAATTCATGGAGACACGCTTAAAATAATCACAGTCAAGACCAtgtctaaataaataaagcagTTACCATTGGCCAATTTATCAGCGTCATCAACATGATTGTCCAGTTATATCCTGAAATGTTGTTCATCAAGTAAACTCGGCGCTTTGGTAATTAGCCTCTAGGTTGTCATTTACCAACGTTTTTGTAAGCTTACTCATTTTCATTTGAGCCTTTGATCATAGTTAGATGCCTTGCCTCAATTGATTTGATTAAAGATTAATGCGGATCACTTCGCTAATTAGTCAAAAGGCTTCTTATTGATAAATGCAATTCATTTGTCAGGctagaaaaaagaagaaaaatccGTTACTTGTGAGTAAATTCTTTCGATTTGATTAATGttaattgatatttttatcaattttattttttgtaattggCAAATGTTAAGAATTCTTGCAATACCGTTAGATTTTTGGGAAGTCAAATTCCAAAATATTGCCTAAACTTCTTTAGTGTTGACACTTACAGCTTGTTTTAgcgtttattattattattatttttatgcagTGTTGGCAAATGTGCATCAGGACTACGCGATCAATGTTAGTTTTAATTGGTCTGGCAGCCCTCTATCAGTTTCATTTTAAcggtgtttgtttttgttggccaATTGTTTTAACTAGAtgaaaaacatatatatgatACCATAAATGTTGAATTCGGTTTGTTGGTCAGTCTcatataaaaactttttttggcAGGGAACAAAATATAGCGAAATTGATTGCTTTATGCTTTAAGAATAAGCTCCTGTAAGAGAATAAAAGAGAATgaaataaatgtatgtacaaatgtatacgcacatacacacatatgatCATAACAAAGCTCGTGCCAACTTTTGttaatattatttgtttatttttttttgtgtatgtgtgaaaGTGTTAACTGCTAGAAAATGCAAGTGCAAGTTAGTGTTTGTGCAGCCTTGAGTGAAAGGAAAATGGCAAAGAAATCTTCTATtataaaaaggaaaagctaAGGTAAGTTTATTTTTGCTATCTGTTTTTAAGTTATAatcattaatttaaatttgtgtCATTTATCTTTACTGGAATAAACTCCGCCATTTATTAAGGCTTGCTAGGATGGAGCTTagtttacatatacatacatatgtacagacatacatatctatgtacATCTTTATACATGCGTTGTTTGTAGTTAGTGTTGCTGTTTAAGCTTTTTTTCACCAAATTTGGCTCTATTCAAAAAAAGTTAGCTAAAAAGTGAATATAGCGAAAAGCGGAGTTTTGGCGTTTTTGGCTCAAATTGAGTCCCTTTAGAGTTTTTAAGGTACCGGTTAGCTTAGATATTCGAAATATGCaacataaatttgaaaaaattattaattactttttattggttgtttcttaacttcttttttttttttttacttattttctgATCTTCACGAAGACAATTCGTGATATAATAAATTGTATTACATTGAATTTGGATTGCTGAAAAATTTTCAAGTTACCCAATCAAGTTGGTTTTGGAGTTTTTGTTATCTCATGGTTTTAGTTCAAAAATATTGTCTGTTTcagcaacacaaaaaaaaaaaaaactatgaaaattcttcgtttgtttgttgttctaaaattataaataagtTTTCCCGGTTCTTCAACATTTCGACCTTCAACATGCATCGTCGGGGGGTAGATAATTTTGTGCGTGAAATTGTCGCTGCCGACTATTTTCCCATCCTCGGTCAACAACATCGAATTATTCACAAGTTTCAGCCCATGCGAGAGGAGGATGTGTCATCGGGGTCGGGGTCGATTGGAAGAGGATCACAGCAGAGGAAGAGAAGTGCATGCGACTATCGTCGGTATAATAAGGCAACTGAGGCAATCGAGTCCTTTGACAGCTTGGAGCGAGTCTCTTACGTGGCTAATGCCTCAAAATTGTCTACCAATCTGGAGTCGCAGGTTACCGTGTAATATAGATGGCCAACAACGACAAGGTAATCAGAGTAAGTGGCGCCACTATGACATCGAGATCAAGGACCGTTTATGGTCACTTTGGGGTAGCCTTCATCCGAGGGCCAGTTGGTTCGATCGCATGGTCCGGGGGCGGCAAATGTTGGGCTGCTATGTGATTGCATGCTGTGCGGGCTGCACATTTCGACGCTTGGACGATTGGAATTCCAAACTCCTCGATGCCATTGTCGTCAATGGGGACAAATATTATCGCGAGAGTGTCCAGCACAGCGAACGCTGGGATCATAACCTCCAATTGGATGACATGTGCATGCAATGCACCTTTCAGGACATTCATTTTCAAGTGCAAACCGAGCTGACAGCCTTCGGTGAATTATATAGCTCACCGGCCAGTGAGGTAATGAATCTATCGGAGGGCCTCAATTACTTTTTCACCCGCTATCAGTGGGGTATTTTGGAATGCCAGGAAAGACGTCTAGCTTTCGGCTATACATCTGTCCATGATGGTGGTTACTTTATCTACGATTGCAGTGAATGGGGCGAACCAATATTTCCCGACAATATGGGGGCATCGTATATCCTACGAGCAAAGCAATTGCTCGTTCTTCTCTATTGCATGATTGTCACCTTAAATGTGAGACGCAAGAATGTCGCATTTCGATTGTATAAGGTGGATATCGTAcgaaattcaaattcaatatCCAATTCAAGCAATAATCCCAAACTCGATTGATTGATGGTAACAATTATAGACCAGAATTAAACCTTTAAATTGGGCAACAAACTGTATAGACTTTAATAACTTTAACATGGCTTAGACATCACTCGCTTCTaagttttatattaatttacaCAAACCTAAATGATGGCAGAGTGAGGTAGAGGAGGCACAAAGGCTGAGAGAAGAAGTACAACCAAAtcaaccaaaaagaaatccGGTTTGAATGAGGAaaagagttgttgttgttgttgggaaCGTGCCTctagtcttttttttttgtagaatTAACTAACTAGATGGATGCTGGAGTACAGAGGAAAAGGGGGGCTTAAGGTAAGGGGAATGTCGACCGCGGAAACGGAGGGGGGGGGGAGGCTGGTGGCTGGTAGAGTGGTAAATGGACTATGAGTAGCTTATCACGCTCGTCTTGAAATTTAGATTTTGAGAGcagcaaccacaaaaaataCAACTTGGCCACATTCATTCGGAATGGGTCGAACGAATTGGGAGCGAACGAATTGCAGTTGATTTTtgttctctttcttttttttttttgtttttttggctgGCTATGTCAATAGAGGACGCAGTATAGCGGTGGCTTTTATACACTTGCATTGGAGAAAACGAACGCTCCACTTTAGAATgggtctctttttttttttggtttttttcgtCGTCGAGCAATGTGCACAATGCACAATTCGTTTACATGTGCAGACACAGACAGAGGGCtggtgtttttttctttgtttgttgAGTAGAATGATTGTTTTAAATGCACATCCCATCCCCCGCACCATGTCGGTTATTGCCTATTTTTATCGATTTATATATCCAGTTTCAAAAccaccaaaaaaataataaaacaagcGAGATTTTTAATAGAAAAAACAGAGCGGAAATGCTGCTTGAAACATTAGAGAGGTAATCAATGGGTTCTATATTCCTCATGGTCATGGGAGGGTAGAGGCCAACCGGGGGAATGACACTTTTTCGACATGTACAtgcctatatatatttaagtgtattttttgaaaacttaaAGCAAATCCGATACGTATAAACTGAAAGGCCATGTCTGAGTGTGTGTAAGGGACTTCTTTAACCAGATTTTTCGAATCGATAACgtaaatttctttaaaaaaataattagcaGATTGCCTTGtagtttttcaattattttacacATCTTTTTCTAGTTCTTAGTCCTTTATAACATCAAATTATTAGGGTAAAAAGAAGTTTTCATATTTGCCAGGTTAAGGCATCGCGAGGCTTGTAGCAATTCGAAAATCCAAATATACATAAGTTTTCGTGGCTTTAATGCCAATTCAAAAATCACTTTCTGATGTGATTTCAACAtaaatgaaaaagtttttgtttaatttgcccTTTTTTTCAACTTCTAACCGATTTCAAAATGTTATACCTTAAATTAATcgcaatttattttattttaaaatggcATTAATTACTTtgatatttaaacaaattaattttgatcagATTTTTCgtaaaaaatcattttttttttgcgaaaaTTGACTCAAAATttggtttttcaaaatttatatcCAGATTGGTAGGTATGATCTTAGCGTGAAAGTAAACACTTACATTTTTGAAATACTACAAAAAGTGACTAAATAAGAGCTTGataaaattttgcttttctgGAATACTTTGCTTTTTATTGGCAATTTGTGTTTCACTTAATATTCAGCATATTTTATACTCTAATTTCTAAAATGGAATTCAAAGGCATTAAAATGAGATATCACTTTTGAAAATCACTTAAAATTTGGCACCGTTACAGTTTCGCAAAGTTAACTTTCGCTTCATTCAGTTGCAATTCTCAattagttttagcgttgaagacattgTATGGccattgcaattctggagatctttagtctgctgatgataaaacttggtggttcttgaaatagttATACAGATAACCTGTTTACCTCtttgtgttgcctttgaaataatcttcttggTTTGacttaaattgcaaaaagttAGTAATCTAAGCAGATAAATAAGTTAAGATAAATAAGTTAATGCAGATATAAGTTATTGAGCATTTTCAGCCAATTTATCCATTTTGCTCGGAACTGCATGAATGAATCCACCTTTCGATAAAGATATATGTTTTTACAAATCTCTGCACTCGGGCACTGATTGGCTATGAGTAAAACTAGATTTTAGTCTCtagattcatattcatatttctCTAGTTTAACTTAGTAAAACTGCAACGACTTAAAGATCATTTAGCAAGACAAAAGTCTTGGGAATGAATATGTCAAGAATACAACTTGGtaacttttcaaaaatatacTCTTCCAGTATTAATCTTCAGAAGAATATCCCAACTACGCCTATGATCTTCATATAGATCGCCTTTTGGCCTCTTAAGCCTACGCAGCATCTTTGAATCTTTATGAATTTCTCCCCTCTCCTTTGCTCCGTTCATTTACTAGATCGATAGATTCTCTCAACTGTTTCATCTATATAAATGTCATTGGCTGCGGCTAGAACTACCTACTAACTGTCCAAGGAGATTTTGCCACAACTAATGTCTGCGTGCGGCATCATAATTTGTCATTATTTATTTGCATGTACGCATTACTATGTAGGCAGATTAATttaccaaaagaaaaaacctgGCCAAGGAGTAAGCCATAAATTAGGTCTCTAGGCTTCTTTCTTTCACTTGCACTTGGAAACAGGTTGTGCATCGGTTTGATTATATTCACGATGGTTTTCGTGTAACTATTAGTATGACAAATAAGATCCTCTTGACATTAAATTCTGTGGGAAAGAGTAAACACATTTCGGCGTGGCGTCTAAACTGAAAATGAACTTTCGGTTCGAGTTAGATATTGATGATGATCACCACCGTCTCAGCCCGCCGCCGCCTTGGCCAACCGGCTTTACTAGAGCAAACCATTTAGTTGCGTCTTGTTAGCGTTGGCTTCTTAATGGCTTGTGGAATGTGGCCAGACCATGAAGTCGTCGGTTATAAATCGCATACTCGGCCTCAAAGTGCTCCAAACGTAGCTAGAAGATATTTCTTAGTGCGAGAACCCTGCTGCTTCTAGCGAATAGAATATGGCTAACAGACTAAACCAAACCCAAACTCTGAAAGCCCAtcaaaaaagaggaaaaatcCCCAATACTAGGATGATTGTTGGTTTATTAATGAGGGTCCTTCATAACGtttctttcttgttgttgcattCGAAATTTTCCTTGCCTTAATATTTAATCGTCTTCGATTGCATCCTCATCCTCTTCAGGTATGGTTGGCATCGTACGCACTATGACtccattgaaaatgaaaacacgCGGTGGTGGAGTCGGCAAAGGACGAGTTACTGGTGGCACAGCAACAGTGTCACCGATATTTTCCTCTGGAACTGGTGTgatctctccctctccctctccgTCTACGACTCCGACTCCGACTCCGACTCCACTCTCGTCTCCGACTCCGACTCCACTCTCGTCTCCACCTTCGCCTCCGCCTCCGTTCTCGTCTTGTAGATTGCCCATCTTATCGCACAGGGAATTGATCAAACAAAAGAGACGAGCTCGAACATTTTGCAAGTCGCGTTGCGAGGACGGAGCACCGAATTCAATTTCTGTATCTGTACCATCTTCGTGGGATTCTGGTCCTTCGGTATTCGCATCCAAAGGATTCATAGTTCTAAATTTGTCTTATAGccaaatattcaaaaaaaaaaaaaaataaaatattatttgtttaaagatGATTTCTTTgggtttgtgttttttgttttgtgtactATTGCTCTTTGGTCAAATAGTAGAAACGAACTAACTAAAAACTGAAATCGAAATGAAATTTGGGAGTACATGAGCTCAGAGGTAACCCAAAATCCAATGTCATGGCCAATGtgattatacaaaaaatttcaattttgaattttgtacaaaataattgaaaatctCGCATAAATTTTTACACCCCTCGACACTTGTCTAGAGCcaagatttttaaatttctctTGCCTGGAACTATTGTGTTTTCTCAACTGAGAGAGTTTCAAACTAATTCTTTAACTATACCATGTTGAAAGACATACAAAATTGTCTtttaaaaacgtttttttatttttgtagaGTATAAAAATAACATCCTTGACTATTATGTCTGTCCGTCTATATGTTTCTATGCTAACTTGTTCCTCAGTTTTTGAGCTAATGCCACGAAAACTACTTAATGAAGTTTAAGTTTGTGTAATTCTGATCACACAACTATAAGATATAGACATATGCTATATATTATCGAAATATGTATCCTGTGAGATGGATTGTTTTAGGACGTTTTGATGCGATCAATTTTTACCCATATGTTTGTGTTTGAAGGATTAGTATTTAGATATTCGAAAATGAAAACGTTTAATAAACTTTGACATGAACCTTTTATATATTCCTATACATATTTCAATTCCTTTTGAATTTTCCTAATTATTATTTCTaattcaaaaccaaatacaaatacacatACCGGAAGAAGATTAGTTTTTCAAAAGATTCCttaaattcataaaatatttC of Drosophila willistoni isolate 14030-0811.24 chromosome XR unlocalized genomic scaffold, UCI_dwil_1.1 Seg8, whole genome shotgun sequence contains these proteins:
- the LOC6645700 gene encoding uncharacterized protein LOC6645700; its protein translation is MCHRGRGRLEEDHSRGREVHATIVGIIRQLRQSSPLTAWSESLTWLMPQNCLPIWSRRLPCNIDGQQRQGNQSKWRHYDIEIKDRLWSLWGSLHPRASWFDRMVRGRQMLGCYVIACCAGCTFRRLDDWNSKLLDAIVVNGDKYYRESVQHSERWDHNLQLDDMCMQCTFQDIHFQVQTELTAFGELYSSPASEVMNLSEGLNYFFTRYQWGILECQERRLAFGYTSVHDGGYFIYDCSEWGEPIFPDNMGASYILRAKQLLVLLYCMIVTLNVRRKNVAFRLYKVDIVRNSNSISNSSNNPKLD